One Maribacter cobaltidurans genomic window carries:
- a CDS encoding GNAT family N-acetyltransferase → MKTEMILRQETRNDYQDVFNVIESAFKDAEFADNTEQFLVEGLRKSDAFIPELSIVAEIDGNVIGHILLTKLKIKNESAEFDSLALAPVSVLPEFQGKGIGEKLILESHKKAKELGYKSIVLLGHEKYYPRFGYEQADKYGIELPFEVPKENCMVIELVENGLKGVNGMVEYPKEFNV, encoded by the coding sequence ATGAAAACGGAAATGATATTACGTCAAGAAACTAGAAACGACTACCAAGATGTCTTCAACGTAATTGAAAGTGCTTTTAAAGACGCTGAATTTGCAGACAACACTGAACAGTTTTTAGTCGAAGGATTAAGAAAATCAGACGCTTTCATTCCTGAACTATCAATAGTAGCGGAAATTGACGGAAATGTAATTGGACATATTCTATTGACGAAACTTAAAATCAAGAATGAGTCGGCTGAATTCGATTCATTGGCGTTGGCACCTGTTTCTGTATTACCTGAATTTCAAGGAAAAGGAATTGGTGAAAAACTAATACTTGAATCGCACAAAAAAGCAAAAGAATTAGGGTATAAATCAATCGTTCTTTTAGGACACGAAAAATACTATCCTAGATTCGGATATGAACAAGCGGATAAGTACGGAATAGAATTGCCATTTGAAGTTCCGAAAGAAAATTGTATGGTAATTGAATTGGTTGAAAACGGACTGAAAGGAGTAAATGGAATGGTTGAATATCCGAAAGAGTTTAATGTATAA